From a region of the Eublepharis macularius isolate TG4126 chromosome 7, MPM_Emac_v1.0, whole genome shotgun sequence genome:
- the UTP23 gene encoding rRNA-processing protein UTP23 homolog: MKIKRQKHAKKHMGFYKYNFGFREPFQVLLDGTFCQAALRNKIQIREQLPGYLAGTTQLCTTRCVLKELASLGKELYGAKLIAQRCQVRHCSHFKEPVTGSACLLSMVEGGNPHHYFIATQDQVLGSKVKKRAGIPLLFIIQNTMVLDKPSAKSLASAQAMQTHRLIPEHQKLSIVQLKEQQGLGKASEARKRKRKRASGPNPLSCLKKKKKTQDTPQSSAAKKGNQKRSKRKLGALPEAVQSVSQESIKTSTATVLSS; this comes from the exons ATGAAGATCAAGCGGCAGAAGCACGCCAAGAAGCACATGGGCTTCTACAAGTACAACTTCGGCTTCCGGGAGCCTTTCCAGGTGTTGCTGGACGGCACCTTCTGCCAAGCGGCGCTGCGCAACAAGATCCAGATCCGGGAACAGCTGCCCGGTTACCTGGCCGGCACCACGCAGCTCTGCACCACCCG ATGTGTTCTAAAAGAATTGGCATCCCTAGGAAAGGAATTATATGGTGCAAAGTTAATTGCACAGAGATGCCAAGTGCGCCACTGCTCTCACTTCAAGGAGCCAGTGACTGGTTCGGCTTGCCTGTTGTCCATGGTCGAGGGTGGCAACCCACACCATTACTTCATTGCTACACAG GACCAGGTTCTGGGAAGCAAGGTGAAGAAAAGAGCCGGCATTCCTCTTCTCTTCATCATTCAAAACACTATGGTGCTGGACAAACCTTCTGCCAAATCTCTGGCATCGGCACAAGCAATGCAGACCCATCGACTCATCCCAGAGCACCAGAAACTGAGCATTGTGCAACTCAAAGAACAGCAAGGCCTGGGGAAGGCCTCAGAGGCCAGGAAAAGGAAACGGAAAAGAGCCAGTGGTCCTAACCCTCTCAGTtgtttgaagaagaagaagaaaacgcAAGACACCCCACAGTCTTCGGCAGCTAAGAAGGGGAATCAGAAACGCAGCAAAAGGAAATTGGGAGCTCTGCCCGAGGCTGTGCAGTCAGTCTCGCAGGAAAGCATAAAAACGTCCACAGCAACTGTGCTGAGTTCATAA